A region of Salmo salar chromosome ssa17, Ssal_v3.1, whole genome shotgun sequence DNA encodes the following proteins:
- the LOC106575326 gene encoding probable ribonuclease ZC3H12C, with translation MGLKDHAEEDAAGRIPDLGLDLEYLHIEGSVSRKAGADTGPSVERGEEEEEACEGSGSCSLSTPGGKGGEVVGEESAGFDSDPEPARNSTGSNPAGGVSVSELDRGVPVPNTHQPLCRTPCVDLGSEGPPDPPSGEPSPGAALREYQSKLEFALKLGYAEELVRLVLAKLGPYTLINNILGELVKLGRKAETNQQLTLSTASQPAPSSCSSSSSTSTCGYVEAVEAQQGRSDSPYQTDFLLGDKDNLRPVVLDGSNVAMSHGNKEVFSCYGIQLAVDWFLERGHRDITVFVPSWKKEQSRPDALITDQDILRRLEKDKILVFTPSRRVQGRRVVCYDDRFIVKLAYESDGIIVSNDNYRDLASEKPEWKKLIDERLLMYSFVNDKFMPPDDPLGRHGPSLENFLRKRPIMPEHKKQPCPYGKKCTYGHKCKYYHPERSAQCQRSVADELRASAKTSATSTSAKGQAGEAGLVKSHSVPNNVAMGTKRGSAPKRQCDPSIRALSYGEAEDKLRHAEKCNSLSSSSGSSCCSGSVILSPAPGGPPSSALSDPQEQPPSLGRDTPYMTLPPPHPDPYSSSCDSPDQSYYSVTPAHSGLAARRSPVSRFPLDTDLRLLGSSDCGNSGCDSYGERASCLCCPGPLLDKYIHHQHHRHHQHNRLYSQHSAPLLDPQPSPHTSVLHGYHQSLARGHSFPHHEPPDPHLKRPLYPLPPPLQHQAVGARSSCPGDYPSVSQSGPYPAGSPLGRCLANTRLETLSDSRLYERSPLPKAFSWDPYCSQLPQSHYEAYQSLPETHDVGWGHTSPWGQTTHSYHPPHPPYPSQPPHPSHAPQPSHPSMPPHHMQQEPPALSWCGEVRGEGLPQPV, from the exons ATGGGCCTGAAGGACCATGCGGAGGAGGATGCAGCAGGCCGCATCCCAGACCTGGGGCTGGATTTAGAGTACCTCCACATCGAAGGCTCCGTCAGCAGGAAGGCTGGCGCCGATACAGGACCCAGTGTGGAGCGgggcgaggaggaggaagaggcctGCGAGGGCAGCGGCAGTTGCAGCTTGTCCACGcctggggggaaggggggggaggtggtgggggaggAGAGCGCTGGGTTCGACAGTGACCCGGAGCCAGCCCGAAACAGCACCGGTTCTAACCCGGCTGGAGGAGTGTCCGTATCTGAGCTTGATAGAGGTGTGCCTGTTCCCAACACCCACCAACCTCTGTGCAGGACTCCCTGTGTGGACCTGGGGTCCGAGGGGCCTCCTGACCCTCCGTCGGGGGAGCCTTCACCCGGGGCAGCCCTGAGGGAGTACCAGTCCAAGCTGGAGTTTGCCCTGAAGCTGGGCTACGCCGAGGAGCTGGTGCGGCTGGTGCTGGCCAAGCTGGGGCCGTACACGCTCATCAACAACATACTGGGAGAGCTGGTCAAACTGGGCCGTAAGGCCGAGACAAACCAACAGCTGACTCTGTCCACGGCTTCACAGCCCgccccctcctcctgctcctcctcttcctccacttctACCTGTGGGTATGTGGAGGCAGTGGAGGCGCAGCAGGGGAGGTCAGACTCCCCCTACCAGACAGACTTCCTCCTGGGGGACAAGGACAACCTGCGGCCCGTCGTCCTGGACGGTAGCAACGTGGCAATGAG CCATGGCAATAAGGAGGTGTTCTCCTGCTACGGCATCCAGCTGGCTGTTGATTGGTTCCTGGAGCGAGGTCACCGTGACATCACTGTGTTTGTGCCGTCCTGGAAGAAAGAGCAGTCCCGCCCTGATGCCCTCATCACAG accaGGATATCTTACGTCGTCTGGAGAAGGACAAGATCTTGGTGTTCACTCCATCTCGTCGGGTCCAGGGTCGCCGGGTGGTCTGCTACGACGACCGCTTCATCGTCAAGCTGGCCTACGAGTCCGACGGCATCATCGTCTCCAACGACAACTACCGCGACTTGGCCAGTGAGAAGCCAGAGTGGAAGAAGTTAATTGACGAGCGGCTGCTCATGTACTCGTTTGTCAACGACAA gTTCATGCCTCCTGATGACCCTCTAGGTCGTCATGGTCCCAGTCTGGAGAACTTCCTGAGGAAACGTCCCATCATGCCAGAGCACAAGAAGCAGCCCTGTCCTTACG GCAAGAAGTGCACTTACGGCCACAAGTGTAAGTACTACCACCCGGAGAGGAGTGCCCAGTGCCAGCGCTCGGTGGCAGACGAGCTGCGTGCCAGCGCCAAGACCTCTGCCACCTCTACTAGCGCCAAGGGCCAGGCTGGCGAGGCCGGGCTGGTGAAGAGCCACAGCGTGCCCAACAATGTAGCGATGGGCACCAAGAGAGGTTCTGCCCCCAAAAGGCAGTGTGACCCCAGCATCCGGGCGCTGTCCTACGGCGAGGCAGAGGACAAGCTGAGACACGCTGAGAAATGCAACAGCCTCAGTAGTAGTAGTGggagtagttgttgtagtgggagtgTTATTCTGTCCCCTGCCCCTGGAGGACCCCCCTCCTCTGCCCTCAGCGACCCCCAGGAACAGCCACCGAGCCTGGGCAGGGACACACCCTACATGACCCTGCCGCCCCCCCACCCTGACCCCTACTCCTCCAGCTGTGACTCTCCAGATCAGAGCTACTACTCAGTGACACCGGCCCACTCTGGCCTGGCAGCACGGAGGAGTCCGGTGTCCCGCTTCCCGCTGGACACGGACCTGCGTCTGCTGGGCTCGTCAGACTGTGGCAACAGCGGATGTGACTCGTACGGAGAGAGAGCCTCCTGTCTGTGCTGCCCCGGTCCTCTGCTGGACAAGTACATCCACCATCAGCATCATCGGCACCATCAACACAACCGCCTGTACTCTCAACACTCTGCCCCCCTGCTCGACCCCCAACCCTCCCCACACACCTCTGTCCTCCATGGCTATCACCAGAGCCTGGCACGGGGCCACAGCTTCCCCCACCACGAGCCCCCTGACCCCCACCTGAAGCGCCCTCTGTACCCCCTCCCGCCTCCCCTCCAGCACCAGGCCGTAGGCGCCCGCTCCAGCTGCCCTGGAGACTACCCCTCTGTGTCCCAGTCCGGCCCCTACCCTGCTGGCTCCCCTCTGGGCCGCTGCCTGGCCAACACGCGGCTGGAGACGCTGTCAGACTCCCGGCTGTACGAACGCTCCCCGCTGCCGAAAGCCTTCTCCTGGGATCCCTACTGCAGCCAACTCCCTCAGTCCCACTATGAGGCCTACCAGAGTCTCCCAGAGACCCACGATGTAGGCTGGGGACACACATCTCCATGGGGACAGACCACACACTCTTACCACCCCCCTCACCCACCCTACCCCTCTCAGCCCCCTCACCCATCCCATGCCCCTCAGCCATCCCACCCGTCCATGCCCCCCCACCACATGCAGCAGGAGCCCCCCGCCCTGAGCTGGTGCGGGGAGGTGCGGGGGGAAGGTCTACCTCAACCTGTGTAA